TGGATTCAATACATCTACAATTTTTGTTCCGTAATTTAGTCCTTGCCATCATCATAAATTAAATCCTTTAAGAGCAAACATGTATCAAACGAAGAATCTAATTTATATACACTGTCAGTGTAAAGAGCTTTTACAGTGTCAATCAATCACAACAGTCAGATCATTAGAAATGTTTGACTTTTACCGTAATTACTTCTAAATTCACACACATAATTAATTGTGACATGTTGACGGTGTAAAACCCTTTACACCGATAGTGcatgaaaattaaactcatcAAATGAATTCACAACTTATCATCAAGTAGACACATTAACATTTAACATATGTTGTGATAATAAAGTTAGTATTAATCTGATGACATTATTGACCCAACCTTTGGAACAATCACCGAATTCAGGCTTCATAAATGACAACGAAGCATCCTTCTTCAATTTCTTAAAGAAAGCATACTCAGAAGTTTTCGGATCACCTGAATTCCAAATCACACGTCAAATTAACGCTtaacataaacaatacaaaattcaggttatttaatttaaatccTCACAATTGTTATTTAAAAGGTGTGAAGAAGAGATAGAAAAACTTACATGTTGTGAAATTTTGTCTCTCCGATTTGGAAGTTGTTTTAGGGCTTTCATTTTCATGAGCGACGAAGTTAGGCTTCTTGTGGTGAGGATAAGATGGATCGTTGGGGTTAATTCGggaaattctcattttcttcATCGCACTACGGTCTCAGTCTGTAATGAACGAACGGCGGTACATGGTGGAGTGAGTGGTGGCTATGGCCGTTATCGACATAAAAGATTTCCCGCCAAATTCCTCACTTTTACCGTTTTACGATTCTACGAATCTATTATAAAAAActcttttacaaaaaatttaattttttctaataaatcattattatgagtaatattttattgtttttttttttttttttactaaaaactatatttaaggtttgataaatttgaaaaaattgtctttttttttgttttttttttaagaaaaggtTTGATAAATCTGCATAACTATGCAACAACTAATCAAATGTAAAGTTGTTAATCTTATGAAGTTACAACATGCAATAAAAATGACCcttaacatgaaaataaaaaacgtttataacaattttttaatataacatattcatataatcttctttttaacacattttttaaataatatattcatgTTCACCTTTCATGTAGTTCTTTATTAATTGTTCaactattattataaacaaaaaaagagtTGTCGATCGTAAAATATGCACGCtgcaaatgaaatattattaaaaaaattaaataatatttaaattttatttcaattaataaatattatattgttaACTCGAACCTTGCTTCGAATTTAAATCTAAAGACttcacataataaaaaaaaaaatgatttaagtataaaacaaatagaaattagatatattttataaataaaataaaataaaaaatgaggcctcattaaaataacaaaatcattACCTTTAATATTTACTTTACAACATTAaaacctcaattttttttttaaataaacacctcaattttaatattactaaattttatttattcgttTACGTAAACCTAATATAATATCCAAGACCGAAGACATGAGCATAGTAAGAGGtagaagaaaaattataaaatcatgagcaaatttatcacaatttaaaatgaaaagacATGGCTTAGTAAACTACATAACTcgcaaaaaataaacatttttcttattcACGTAAAATGTAACCATACATGATTTCTCAATTGTAAAAAaggtaaatttattattatttgactcATAAATGACTGATTTGGAAGCTATTGTTGTAGGATAAATGtgaaatgaaaatgaattttattataaaaaatagacaAAAGATTATAATAAATCATTATTCCAAATTTACCTAGAGAGGGaaaattttctttcaataacTTAAGAATTTTTACAATACAAAAACCTTATATAATAAAGATAGCTTTAAATATATAATGAGTCTCTTTAAAATggaaaaagttgattttagttccaaatacaattattattatttttttaaattcctaATATTTAACacagttaattttttaaaaaaagttgagtAATTAATGACTTTAAATTTAATCCTTGCAATATCTAAGAAATTTGATTATAGAccttgcaaaataaaaaatatttttgtcactacaaaatacaaaaaaattgactttagtccttacataataaaaaaaaaaaaattgttttacttccgtgtatgatttttttaataaaatataattattatcatttttatttagaaaatatgaagaaaaaaaaattaacttttttactaATTGATTAATAACAAACGTTTTTTCTGATTATGATTTTATGTTCTACAAGTTTATTTAGCGACTcattttgcaaacaaataatgtaaaacaatatagttaatatattataattttttttaatgttgatgatattaaacatacattaattttaactaattttttattgacaaaCATATATccgtatataatttttataatatatttgtaattagtgtattataattattctcatttttatataaaagacatcaaaaattgattatttttgaTCATTTATCTCCTACTTAATATTCTTTATGGTCTTTTATCATTTTTGTAATTCATTTTTtcctttatattttgttttagtcctttattttttactaataattattttaatcttttatctttcataaaattatataaattttttttattaaggatTAAAACGAATACAACGTAAAAGATACACGATGAAaacgaataaaaaaaatatgaatgacaaaaataaataaaaaagaataaagactaaaataaatattagataaaagataaatgaccaaaatttaacctattattattattatataaaaatattcatatatacataatacacaaaaatattaacaaagGTATCAATTTTATCACGACTAATAATATTTAGGATCATTCtaattatacaaataaaattacaaaaaaagttAGTTACACTCCGCTCTAgcagaataaaaatatataaagttaacaattaattttttaaaagatacaatttgtttttattcaaataaatttatgtttagtcgtaaataatttttttattgtttagtttctattaatatcactaaattaaataaacatttacatgatttaatatatttttgtatgatttaaatactttagtttaatatttttataatttaatataactttgaatattttcctaatcatgttaaaatgatatgatataacaattttattttaattcaaaggCAGATAATTAACTAGCGAAACGAGTATTTATATACCCAAATGATACAAAATGATACAAAATGATACAACTTTGAGAATTAAGATGGATGTATGCACGGGTACGAACTCCGTTAATTTTTCAAACCACATTTATGGGAATGAGTATTGTATTCAGAACTTATTTTGTAAACATTTTAAAAGTAAAGGATTcacattgaaaaaataaaaaacttaaatgtcattcgtaaataagataaataactCGTAGTGGAACTTTTACATAGatatatgtttgattttatggtgatgataattgaatttgatttattaattttataaaattaattctaattaaaaatgagttagatataaagtaatttatctttaaatacATTAGAATAAAACACACACAAAGAGAGATACATAAAATGCAAATATCCTTAAAATGATTtgtgatttatatttaaaagtaagttaaactctaaattatagctttagaaataattttgagtaaaaaaaaaaggtaaaaattAGTTTCATAGATAAAGTTAATTATACCTAAGAATATATAAtcatgtcaaaatcaattttatatctCTAAAATCAATTTAACTTTCACAAATATTATAATGAACATGCACaaaatttactaaattttattttgcctCCTTTACCAATCAAacctatgttttttttttctttaaaaactgAGTTGAGTTGATGATTTTtgatatagtaaaataaaatgaacGAGTTGTGACAACATTATCCAAAGGAATGAGATATGGTTGCACAAGTGGCACCACCCAAGTGGAGGAAACGATTGACACTATGGTTTCTGAGGATGAGATAATTCTCCTCCAAAAATAAACAACCAAAAACCAACACACTTCACTCACTCAAAGCCTCTCATAGTTCAATCTAGTCTTGTCCTTATTGAAACTTTTAAGATTACCAAAAGAGAGAAACAGAGAGATTGAGAAGAAGTCATGGCTAGCAGCAGCATGGCATCAGCAGCTACTGGTTTTGTGCTGTCACTTAATGTTGTTGCATCCAACACAAACTCATCAGCACTTTCTAGGAGTACCATGTTGATGTTCCCTATAAAGTCCAACACTATTGCTACTTCTAGACTTGTTGTCAGGGCCTCCGATGACGCTGCACCCGCTACCGCCACTCCTCCGGCCGATGCTGAAGTAGCTGCCAAACCCAAGCCACCTCCAATTGGTCCCAAGAGAGGTGCTAAGGTGAGCTTTTATCTGAAACACAGACACCAGACACAATACTTACTTACACGAAGACATCCttaattcataaataataatttaagaaaatagaagtaATTGAATGTAACTAGACGTGTTACTATCACACACAAACACTAGATACGCTTTAATTTGAAGTGTCAATGCTACTGCATACTACATATGAGTGTCTACATATTTGCAATTTATAGCTCTTGTAGTTTGGAAATAGAATCATCTTAATCACATCAACATGAATGAGGAATATACTAGCATCCTATTAATTCATTTGTCAACTTCTATATTGCATCAATGAGTTATGGCCATAAGAAGTATAGCAAAGTAGTTTCTTGTTACAATTATACATtggtttagttttaattttacttatagTTTATCAAAGCTTTTCAATTCAAATAAGTTTATGATTCTTCATTTATAAAATGCTACTATAACTTTGTAATTCATAGATCTCCATGAAAAGATAAATTAGAGAGTTTTTGTAAACATTAAGATGCAGAACCTAATTTCAACTAACTATATAGCCGCAGTCGAATGATGATTAGTCTCATAGCTGGTCTAAATTAGTGAAACTGTTAGAAACTTCAGAGGAGTCACTAGAGAGATAAATACTCTAATTAAAGTAGACTtcaccaaataaataaataataataatttcaaccAACTAAGCagaacttaatttcaatttatatcagaaaatattgtttaaaaaagcTATAACTATTGTAATATATTCTCTCAACATGTTTAGCTTATGATTTTTGTTTGCAATAAACAGGTGAAGATTCTTAGGAAAGAATCCTACTGGTACAAAGGCACTGGTTCTGTTGTTGCTGTTGATCAAGTTAGTGCCCTCAAACacataaatttcaaacaaacCCTTTAATTTTCTTGAAGGCGCGTCTAGTATGTGACACATGTTGGTGTTTAACACTGACATGTATGGTTACATTCAATTACTTTTATTGATTTCTCTTTTGTTGCACAGGACCCCAAGACTCGCTACCCTGTCGTGGTTCGATTCAACAAAGTGAACTACGCGAATGTATCGACAAATAACTATGCTTTGGATGAGATTGAAGAAGTGTAATGAGACCAATTTATTTGTAATTCAAACTCTTGTCATGCTATTGCATTTACTAGCCTAAGGTTTTTTcatgtcataaaaaaaatctGTATCATATTCTCTCtgctatctatctatctatcctTTGATCTCTAGAAGCTACATTCAATGTGCAGTTGCTCATAATCTTAAAGTTCCATAGCATCTATTAAAATTAGGCATGTTAGGGAAATACTCCTAATTAGGCATATTTTTGCAATACTAAAATTAAAGGTTGGTCAAAGAGTTGGTGGTCCAACGAATCATAAATAGACTCTAATATCGtattaaaatttagtttgaACCCAACTGCTCCCTTGGTAAGTGAAGAGTGTCTCCCACAGAAAATGGTGTTGCATAATGTCTTGCCCCCTTTGCATAGTTTCTTTATGTACCATGATATACTAAAATAATATCACTACATATAAATATGAAGCGGTAACAAGTGTGAGACCACAATGAAAATATTGTAtggaggatttttttttttaattaactgatATCTAGAATTTTTAATATCCAAGACtacaatatttttcaaaagtcaactttATCTCTATCTTAGTTCTATGGTGATAGATAATATCCAATAAATGATATTACCTTGCAAATGTTTTGtggatgatatattaattattagttgGAGTATCTTGAGGAGATTAATGAAAAGTTAGAGATATTGGACAAGTTTTGGAAATAGACAGTTTTTGTAAGTTTAAATTGAAATAGAACAGATTATATGGAGTATAAGTTTAGCAAATGACAAACTACTTCTAACattcaataaataataacaataattataacataaagATGAAAATTGAAGAGAAAACACATATCTCACATTTCAATTACTTTGGATCCATCATTTAAAGTGATAGGAAGATTGACATATTTCAACTTCCAAGTACGATGAGTAAAATAGAGGAATACTTCAGTATGATACacgataaaaaaatatttctcaggcttaaaagtgaattttatgcataattataatttgtttggacATGGATAAAGAATACTTGTAAGAGCATTAATATGGAGAGTAGATCAACAAGTTGAAACTAATCAAGATCAATAAAAATAGGAGTTATCTAACATAACTCT
The genomic region above belongs to Cicer arietinum cultivar CDC Frontier isolate Library 1 chromosome 4, Cicar.CDCFrontier_v2.0, whole genome shotgun sequence and contains:
- the LOC101507899 gene encoding photosystem I reaction center subunit IV A, chloroplastic-like, yielding MASSSMASAATGFVLSLNVVASNTNSSALSRSTMLMFPIKSNTIATSRLVVRASDDAAPATATPPADAEVAAKPKPPPIGPKRGAKVKILRKESYWYKGTGSVVAVDQDPKTRYPVVVRFNKVNYANVSTNNYALDEIEEV